A window of Hippoglossus stenolepis isolate QCI-W04-F060 chromosome 16, HSTE1.2, whole genome shotgun sequence contains these coding sequences:
- the LOC118123568 gene encoding uncharacterized protein LOC118123568 isoform X8 gives MTSWRTVTSWRTVTSWRTVTSWRTVTSWRTVTSWRTVTSLFLILSLIDLSQEGCSDHFKLATWAGDDLNRNLTLAQNKDPIDLINCTLKLFCENKKPSENDRLCNVLHNCFGFQSDAPQSAEKNETTCEGPSSRNISFYHLMCLAAKALNYPPDGKAPEGCKYENVCELYPQISVANSSTGTMDDSILRYMCLLIISGTLNFLLPLAVFFCMRRRTQQRTQSPSQQRLSLWFPQDESSMSDETCNGPDSHLLTPVITKPNRPLTDSPSADTTRNRNTSGNGLESH, from the exons TGGAGAACTGTGACCTCCTGGAGAACTGTGACCTCCTGGAGAACTGTGACCTCCTGGAGAACTGTGACCTCCTGGAGAACCGTGACCTCCCTGTTTCTTATC TTGTCCCTGATTGACCTGTCGCAGGAAGGCTGCTCCGATCATTTCAAACTGGCCACATGG GCCGGAGACGATCTCAATCGCAATTTAACACTGGCACAAAATAAGGATCCCATT GACTTAATCAACTGTACCCTGAAGCTcttttgtgaaaacaaaaagcccAGTGAGAATGATAGACTGTGTAACGTACTACATAACTGCTTCGGA TTTCAGAGCGATGCGCCTCAGAGCGCTGAAAAGAACGAGACGACATGCGAAGGCCCCAGTTCTCGGAATATCTCCTTCTATCACCTCATGTGTTTGGCGGCCAAAGCACTGAATTACCCTCCTGATGGTAAAGCTCCTGAAG GCTGTAAATATG AAAATGTGTGCGAACTTTATCCTCAAATATCTGTTG CTAACAGCAGTACAGGCACAATGG ATGACTCGATCCTGCGGTACATGTGTTTGTTAATCATTTCTGGCACCCTGAACTTCCTGCTGCCGCTGGCTGTTTTCTTCTGCATGCGCCGGAGGACacagcagaggacacagagcCCATCTCAACAG CGTCTAAGCCTCTGGTTTCCCCAGGATGAATCCTCCATGTCGGACGAAACCTGCAATGGTCCAGATTCCCATCTACTAACACCGGTAATAACCAAG CCAAACCGTCCCCTCACCGACTCACCCTCAGCTGATACAACCAGGAACAGAAACACTTCTGGAAACGGATTAGAGTCACATTAA
- the LOC118123568 gene encoding uncharacterized protein LOC118123568 isoform X6, which translates to MTSWRTVTSWRTVTSWRTVTSWRTVTSWRTVTSWRTVTSLFLILSLIDLSQEGCSDHFKLATWAGDDLNRNLTLAQNKDPIDLINCTLKLFCENKKPSENDRLCNVLHNCFGFQSDAPQSAEKNETTCEGPSSRNISFYHLMCLAAKALNYPPDGKAPEGCKYDQTTTAAPTTVSSPTAATSTVLSLTTTPATPPTPGTTTVKHSDGQANSSTGTMDDSILRYMCLLIISGTLNFLLPLAVFFCMRRRTQQRTQSPSQQRLSLWFPQDESSMSDETCNGPDSHLLTPVITKPNRPLTDSPSADTTRNRNTSGNGLESH; encoded by the exons TGGAGAACTGTGACCTCCTGGAGAACTGTGACCTCCTGGAGAACTGTGACCTCCTGGAGAACTGTGACCTCCTGGAGAACCGTGACCTCCCTGTTTCTTATC TTGTCCCTGATTGACCTGTCGCAGGAAGGCTGCTCCGATCATTTCAAACTGGCCACATGG GCCGGAGACGATCTCAATCGCAATTTAACACTGGCACAAAATAAGGATCCCATT GACTTAATCAACTGTACCCTGAAGCTcttttgtgaaaacaaaaagcccAGTGAGAATGATAGACTGTGTAACGTACTACATAACTGCTTCGGA TTTCAGAGCGATGCGCCTCAGAGCGCTGAAAAGAACGAGACGACATGCGAAGGCCCCAGTTCTCGGAATATCTCCTTCTATCACCTCATGTGTTTGGCGGCCAAAGCACTGAATTACCCTCCTGATGGTAAAGCTCCTGAAG GCTGTAAATATG atcaaacaacaacagcagcaccgACCACAGTGTCGTCGCCAACGGCAGCGACCTCGACAGTATTGTCACTTACCACAACACCAGCAACGCCACCAACACCAGGAACAACCACAGTCAAACATTCTGATGGACAAG CTAACAGCAGTACAGGCACAATGG ATGACTCGATCCTGCGGTACATGTGTTTGTTAATCATTTCTGGCACCCTGAACTTCCTGCTGCCGCTGGCTGTTTTCTTCTGCATGCGCCGGAGGACacagcagaggacacagagcCCATCTCAACAG CGTCTAAGCCTCTGGTTTCCCCAGGATGAATCCTCCATGTCGGACGAAACCTGCAATGGTCCAGATTCCCATCTACTAACACCGGTAATAACCAAG CCAAACCGTCCCCTCACCGACTCACCCTCAGCTGATACAACCAGGAACAGAAACACTTCTGGAAACGGATTAGAGTCACATTAA
- the LOC118123568 gene encoding uncharacterized protein LOC118123568 isoform X1 has translation MTSWRTVTSWRTVTSWRTVTSWRTVTSWRTVTSWRTVTSLFLILSLIDLSQEGCSDHFKLATWAGDDLNRNLTLAQNKDPIDLINCTLKLFCENKKPSENDRLCNVLHNCFGFQSDAPQSAEKNETTCEGPSSRNISFYHLMCLAAKALNYPPDGKAPEGCKYENVCELYPQISVDQTTTAAPTTVSSPTAATSTVLSLTTTPATPPTPGTTTVKHSDGQANSSTGTMDDSILRYMCLLIISGTLNFLLPLAVFFCMRRRTQQRTQSPSQQRLSLWFPQDESSMSDETCNGPDSHLLTPVITKPNRPLTDSPSADTTRNRNTSGNGLESH, from the exons TGGAGAACTGTGACCTCCTGGAGAACTGTGACCTCCTGGAGAACTGTGACCTCCTGGAGAACTGTGACCTCCTGGAGAACCGTGACCTCCCTGTTTCTTATC TTGTCCCTGATTGACCTGTCGCAGGAAGGCTGCTCCGATCATTTCAAACTGGCCACATGG GCCGGAGACGATCTCAATCGCAATTTAACACTGGCACAAAATAAGGATCCCATT GACTTAATCAACTGTACCCTGAAGCTcttttgtgaaaacaaaaagcccAGTGAGAATGATAGACTGTGTAACGTACTACATAACTGCTTCGGA TTTCAGAGCGATGCGCCTCAGAGCGCTGAAAAGAACGAGACGACATGCGAAGGCCCCAGTTCTCGGAATATCTCCTTCTATCACCTCATGTGTTTGGCGGCCAAAGCACTGAATTACCCTCCTGATGGTAAAGCTCCTGAAG GCTGTAAATATG AAAATGTGTGCGAACTTTATCCTCAAATATCTGTTG atcaaacaacaacagcagcaccgACCACAGTGTCGTCGCCAACGGCAGCGACCTCGACAGTATTGTCACTTACCACAACACCAGCAACGCCACCAACACCAGGAACAACCACAGTCAAACATTCTGATGGACAAG CTAACAGCAGTACAGGCACAATGG ATGACTCGATCCTGCGGTACATGTGTTTGTTAATCATTTCTGGCACCCTGAACTTCCTGCTGCCGCTGGCTGTTTTCTTCTGCATGCGCCGGAGGACacagcagaggacacagagcCCATCTCAACAG CGTCTAAGCCTCTGGTTTCCCCAGGATGAATCCTCCATGTCGGACGAAACCTGCAATGGTCCAGATTCCCATCTACTAACACCGGTAATAACCAAG CCAAACCGTCCCCTCACCGACTCACCCTCAGCTGATACAACCAGGAACAGAAACACTTCTGGAAACGGATTAGAGTCACATTAA
- the LOC118123568 gene encoding uncharacterized protein LOC118123568 isoform X4 — translation MTSWRTVTSWRTVTSWRTVTSWRTVTSWRTVTSWRTVTSLFLILSLIDLSQEGCSDHFKLATWAGDDLNRNLTLAQNKDPIDLINCTLKLFCENKKPSENDRLCNVLHNCFGFQSDAPQSAEKNETTCEGPSSRNISFYHLMCLAAKALNYPPDGKAPEGCKYENVCELYPQISVDQTTTAAPTTVSSPTAATSTVLSLTTTPATPPTPGTTTVKHSDGQANSSTGTMDDSILRYMCLLIISGTLNFLLPLAVFFCMRRRTQQRTQSPSQQDESSMSDETCNGPDSHLLTPPNRPLTDSPSADTTRNRNTSGNGLESH, via the exons TGGAGAACTGTGACCTCCTGGAGAACTGTGACCTCCTGGAGAACTGTGACCTCCTGGAGAACTGTGACCTCCTGGAGAACCGTGACCTCCCTGTTTCTTATC TTGTCCCTGATTGACCTGTCGCAGGAAGGCTGCTCCGATCATTTCAAACTGGCCACATGG GCCGGAGACGATCTCAATCGCAATTTAACACTGGCACAAAATAAGGATCCCATT GACTTAATCAACTGTACCCTGAAGCTcttttgtgaaaacaaaaagcccAGTGAGAATGATAGACTGTGTAACGTACTACATAACTGCTTCGGA TTTCAGAGCGATGCGCCTCAGAGCGCTGAAAAGAACGAGACGACATGCGAAGGCCCCAGTTCTCGGAATATCTCCTTCTATCACCTCATGTGTTTGGCGGCCAAAGCACTGAATTACCCTCCTGATGGTAAAGCTCCTGAAG GCTGTAAATATG AAAATGTGTGCGAACTTTATCCTCAAATATCTGTTG atcaaacaacaacagcagcaccgACCACAGTGTCGTCGCCAACGGCAGCGACCTCGACAGTATTGTCACTTACCACAACACCAGCAACGCCACCAACACCAGGAACAACCACAGTCAAACATTCTGATGGACAAG CTAACAGCAGTACAGGCACAATGG ATGACTCGATCCTGCGGTACATGTGTTTGTTAATCATTTCTGGCACCCTGAACTTCCTGCTGCCGCTGGCTGTTTTCTTCTGCATGCGCCGGAGGACacagcagaggacacagagcCCATCTCAACAG GATGAATCCTCCATGTCGGACGAAACCTGCAATGGTCCAGATTCCCATCTACTAACACCG CCAAACCGTCCCCTCACCGACTCACCCTCAGCTGATACAACCAGGAACAGAAACACTTCTGGAAACGGATTAGAGTCACATTAA
- the LOC118123568 gene encoding uncharacterized protein LOC118123568 isoform X2 — MTSWRTVTSWRTVTSWRTVTSWRTVTSWRTVTSWRTVTSLFLILSLIDLSQEGCSDHFKLATWAGDDLNRNLTLAQNKDPIDLINCTLKLFCENKKPSENDRLCNVLHNCFGFQSDAPQSAEKNETTCEGPSSRNISFYHLMCLAAKALNYPPDGKAPEGCKYENVCELYPQISVDQTTTAAPTTVSSPTAATSTVLSLTTTPATPPTPGTTTVKHSDGQANSSTGTMDDSILRYMCLLIISGTLNFLLPLAVFFCMRRRTQQRTQSPSQQRLSLWFPQDESSMSDETCNGPDSHLLTPPNRPLTDSPSADTTRNRNTSGNGLESH; from the exons TGGAGAACTGTGACCTCCTGGAGAACTGTGACCTCCTGGAGAACTGTGACCTCCTGGAGAACTGTGACCTCCTGGAGAACCGTGACCTCCCTGTTTCTTATC TTGTCCCTGATTGACCTGTCGCAGGAAGGCTGCTCCGATCATTTCAAACTGGCCACATGG GCCGGAGACGATCTCAATCGCAATTTAACACTGGCACAAAATAAGGATCCCATT GACTTAATCAACTGTACCCTGAAGCTcttttgtgaaaacaaaaagcccAGTGAGAATGATAGACTGTGTAACGTACTACATAACTGCTTCGGA TTTCAGAGCGATGCGCCTCAGAGCGCTGAAAAGAACGAGACGACATGCGAAGGCCCCAGTTCTCGGAATATCTCCTTCTATCACCTCATGTGTTTGGCGGCCAAAGCACTGAATTACCCTCCTGATGGTAAAGCTCCTGAAG GCTGTAAATATG AAAATGTGTGCGAACTTTATCCTCAAATATCTGTTG atcaaacaacaacagcagcaccgACCACAGTGTCGTCGCCAACGGCAGCGACCTCGACAGTATTGTCACTTACCACAACACCAGCAACGCCACCAACACCAGGAACAACCACAGTCAAACATTCTGATGGACAAG CTAACAGCAGTACAGGCACAATGG ATGACTCGATCCTGCGGTACATGTGTTTGTTAATCATTTCTGGCACCCTGAACTTCCTGCTGCCGCTGGCTGTTTTCTTCTGCATGCGCCGGAGGACacagcagaggacacagagcCCATCTCAACAG CGTCTAAGCCTCTGGTTTCCCCAGGATGAATCCTCCATGTCGGACGAAACCTGCAATGGTCCAGATTCCCATCTACTAACACCG CCAAACCGTCCCCTCACCGACTCACCCTCAGCTGATACAACCAGGAACAGAAACACTTCTGGAAACGGATTAGAGTCACATTAA
- the LOC118123568 gene encoding uncharacterized protein LOC118123568 isoform X3 — MTSWRTVTSWRTVTSWRTVTSWRTVTSWRTVTSWRTVTSLFLILSLIDLSQEGCSDHFKLATWAGDDLNRNLTLAQNKDPIDLINCTLKLFCENKKPSENDRLCNVLHNCFGFQSDAPQSAEKNETTCEGPSSRNISFYHLMCLAAKALNYPPDGKAPEGCKYENVCELYPQISVDQTTTAAPTTVSSPTAATSTVLSLTTTPATPPTPGTTTVKHSDGQANSSTGTMDDSILRYMCLLIISGTLNFLLPLAVFFCMRRRTQQRTQSPSQQDESSMSDETCNGPDSHLLTPVITKPNRPLTDSPSADTTRNRNTSGNGLESH; from the exons TGGAGAACTGTGACCTCCTGGAGAACTGTGACCTCCTGGAGAACTGTGACCTCCTGGAGAACTGTGACCTCCTGGAGAACCGTGACCTCCCTGTTTCTTATC TTGTCCCTGATTGACCTGTCGCAGGAAGGCTGCTCCGATCATTTCAAACTGGCCACATGG GCCGGAGACGATCTCAATCGCAATTTAACACTGGCACAAAATAAGGATCCCATT GACTTAATCAACTGTACCCTGAAGCTcttttgtgaaaacaaaaagcccAGTGAGAATGATAGACTGTGTAACGTACTACATAACTGCTTCGGA TTTCAGAGCGATGCGCCTCAGAGCGCTGAAAAGAACGAGACGACATGCGAAGGCCCCAGTTCTCGGAATATCTCCTTCTATCACCTCATGTGTTTGGCGGCCAAAGCACTGAATTACCCTCCTGATGGTAAAGCTCCTGAAG GCTGTAAATATG AAAATGTGTGCGAACTTTATCCTCAAATATCTGTTG atcaaacaacaacagcagcaccgACCACAGTGTCGTCGCCAACGGCAGCGACCTCGACAGTATTGTCACTTACCACAACACCAGCAACGCCACCAACACCAGGAACAACCACAGTCAAACATTCTGATGGACAAG CTAACAGCAGTACAGGCACAATGG ATGACTCGATCCTGCGGTACATGTGTTTGTTAATCATTTCTGGCACCCTGAACTTCCTGCTGCCGCTGGCTGTTTTCTTCTGCATGCGCCGGAGGACacagcagaggacacagagcCCATCTCAACAG GATGAATCCTCCATGTCGGACGAAACCTGCAATGGTCCAGATTCCCATCTACTAACACCGGTAATAACCAAG CCAAACCGTCCCCTCACCGACTCACCCTCAGCTGATACAACCAGGAACAGAAACACTTCTGGAAACGGATTAGAGTCACATTAA
- the LOC118123568 gene encoding uncharacterized protein LOC118123568 isoform X5: MTSWRTVTSWRTVTSWRTVTSWRTVTSLFLILSLIDLSQEGCSDHFKLATWAGDDLNRNLTLAQNKDPIDLINCTLKLFCENKKPSENDRLCNVLHNCFGFQSDAPQSAEKNETTCEGPSSRNISFYHLMCLAAKALNYPPDGKAPEGCKYENVCELYPQISVDQTTTAAPTTVSSPTAATSTVLSLTTTPATPPTPGTTTVKHSDGQANSSTGTMDDSILRYMCLLIISGTLNFLLPLAVFFCMRRRTQQRTQSPSQQRLSLWFPQDESSMSDETCNGPDSHLLTPVITKPNRPLTDSPSADTTRNRNTSGNGLESH; encoded by the exons TGACCTCCTGGAGAACTGTGACCTCCTGGAGAACTGTGACCTCCTGGAGAACTGTGACCTCCTGGAGAACCGTGACCTCCCTGTTTCTTATC TTGTCCCTGATTGACCTGTCGCAGGAAGGCTGCTCCGATCATTTCAAACTGGCCACATGG GCCGGAGACGATCTCAATCGCAATTTAACACTGGCACAAAATAAGGATCCCATT GACTTAATCAACTGTACCCTGAAGCTcttttgtgaaaacaaaaagcccAGTGAGAATGATAGACTGTGTAACGTACTACATAACTGCTTCGGA TTTCAGAGCGATGCGCCTCAGAGCGCTGAAAAGAACGAGACGACATGCGAAGGCCCCAGTTCTCGGAATATCTCCTTCTATCACCTCATGTGTTTGGCGGCCAAAGCACTGAATTACCCTCCTGATGGTAAAGCTCCTGAAG GCTGTAAATATG AAAATGTGTGCGAACTTTATCCTCAAATATCTGTTG atcaaacaacaacagcagcaccgACCACAGTGTCGTCGCCAACGGCAGCGACCTCGACAGTATTGTCACTTACCACAACACCAGCAACGCCACCAACACCAGGAACAACCACAGTCAAACATTCTGATGGACAAG CTAACAGCAGTACAGGCACAATGG ATGACTCGATCCTGCGGTACATGTGTTTGTTAATCATTTCTGGCACCCTGAACTTCCTGCTGCCGCTGGCTGTTTTCTTCTGCATGCGCCGGAGGACacagcagaggacacagagcCCATCTCAACAG CGTCTAAGCCTCTGGTTTCCCCAGGATGAATCCTCCATGTCGGACGAAACCTGCAATGGTCCAGATTCCCATCTACTAACACCGGTAATAACCAAG CCAAACCGTCCCCTCACCGACTCACCCTCAGCTGATACAACCAGGAACAGAAACACTTCTGGAAACGGATTAGAGTCACATTAA
- the LOC118123568 gene encoding uncharacterized protein LOC118123568 isoform X7: MTSWRTVTSWRTVTSWRTVTSLFLILSLIDLSQEGCSDHFKLATWAGDDLNRNLTLAQNKDPIDLINCTLKLFCENKKPSENDRLCNVLHNCFGFQSDAPQSAEKNETTCEGPSSRNISFYHLMCLAAKALNYPPDGKAPEGCKYENVCELYPQISVDQTTTAAPTTVSSPTAATSTVLSLTTTPATPPTPGTTTVKHSDGQANSSTGTMDDSILRYMCLLIISGTLNFLLPLAVFFCMRRRTQQRTQSPSQQRLSLWFPQDESSMSDETCNGPDSHLLTPVITKPNRPLTDSPSADTTRNRNTSGNGLESH, encoded by the exons TGACCTCCTGGAGAACTGTGACCTCCTGGAGAACTGTGACCTCCTGGAGAACCGTGACCTCCCTGTTTCTTATC TTGTCCCTGATTGACCTGTCGCAGGAAGGCTGCTCCGATCATTTCAAACTGGCCACATGG GCCGGAGACGATCTCAATCGCAATTTAACACTGGCACAAAATAAGGATCCCATT GACTTAATCAACTGTACCCTGAAGCTcttttgtgaaaacaaaaagcccAGTGAGAATGATAGACTGTGTAACGTACTACATAACTGCTTCGGA TTTCAGAGCGATGCGCCTCAGAGCGCTGAAAAGAACGAGACGACATGCGAAGGCCCCAGTTCTCGGAATATCTCCTTCTATCACCTCATGTGTTTGGCGGCCAAAGCACTGAATTACCCTCCTGATGGTAAAGCTCCTGAAG GCTGTAAATATG AAAATGTGTGCGAACTTTATCCTCAAATATCTGTTG atcaaacaacaacagcagcaccgACCACAGTGTCGTCGCCAACGGCAGCGACCTCGACAGTATTGTCACTTACCACAACACCAGCAACGCCACCAACACCAGGAACAACCACAGTCAAACATTCTGATGGACAAG CTAACAGCAGTACAGGCACAATGG ATGACTCGATCCTGCGGTACATGTGTTTGTTAATCATTTCTGGCACCCTGAACTTCCTGCTGCCGCTGGCTGTTTTCTTCTGCATGCGCCGGAGGACacagcagaggacacagagcCCATCTCAACAG CGTCTAAGCCTCTGGTTTCCCCAGGATGAATCCTCCATGTCGGACGAAACCTGCAATGGTCCAGATTCCCATCTACTAACACCGGTAATAACCAAG CCAAACCGTCCCCTCACCGACTCACCCTCAGCTGATACAACCAGGAACAGAAACACTTCTGGAAACGGATTAGAGTCACATTAA